AATTGGAACGCAAAAGTATGAATTATTTCGTAAACTAGCAATTTATTATGCAAAGTTTTCTACTATCTTATCAAGTTTTCACGATTTCTATCGTTTTTGATAGAAAAGATGCCAAATTTGCATTATCAATCAGCATTTTATGATAAAAAAAATCGCCTCTTCATTACTTTGGCTTAGTAGTTTACCTTTGTGTATGTACACTTTAGTGGTGTATTTGTTGGGCTATACTATTGTTTGGGAACACTGGATTGCAGGCTTTGCCATGATGTCTATTCCTGTTGCTCAGCTTGGCTGCCTAGTTGTAGGGCTTGTTTGGCTTTATGTCAAGCCTTCACGGGCATTATTACCACTGGTAGTATTACTAATGGGCTGGCCTTTTATTATGAGAACGTTCCATTGGTCAAGTAACAATGAGACCCTCAGTAACGAGGATTTACAGATTTTGAGTTATAACGTCTATAGCTTTGAAACGCCTGATGCTAGTACCAAAGATAAGGCTATTCAATATGTAGCCGATTTTGATGCCGATATAAAATGTTTTCAAGAATTTAGTAAGGTGTATTTACAGTCGGGCAAGCCCGCGGTAAAATGTGTTGAGGAAAATTTGAGATACCATGCCATCAATGCCGATGAAAGCCGACATTATTCTGGACTAGCCATTTTCTCGAAATACCCTATTATTCGTAAAAAAGGAAAAGTATTTGCAGGAAGTAATAGCAATGGCTATATCTATGCCGATATTGTACGCCACGATGACACCATTCGGGTAATTAATTTACAATTGCAATCGATGGGTATTAGGTTGGGCAAAGTAGTAAAGGTTATCAAAGATTATGACAAAGCAAAGCAAGAAAGTAAAGGGGTTTTGGCCTCATTGAAAAAAGGTTTTATCGACCACTCGCAGGAAATCAAGTATATCGAAAAACTGATAGACGAAAGCCCTTATCCAACTATTGTTTGTGGTGATTTCAATGAAGTACCTTATGGATTGGCATACGGCCATGTAAGAGACCGCCTAAAGAATGCCTTTGAAGAAGCTGGCAACGGCTTTGGATTTACGCTCAATAGAAGCCCAAGATGGGTACGAATTGATAATCAATTTTATAGTGAAGGTATCCAAATCAAAAATTTCAAAACGCACAATACTATCAAATACTCTGACCACTACCCTATTTCGGCAGTGTATCAAGTAAAATAACAAACATAAGTCATTCCAAATATTTAGAACAAACAAGGCGGTCGAAAAACTAATTTCGACCGCCTTGTTTGATTAATAGTCAATAAATGCCTTACAGTTGTGGGCTTTTTTCAATAAATACAAACAAAAAATTATCTCAAAAATCGGGATAACTCATGTTTGTGTTTAATACCAAGTAGCTTTATTTGTTTTCGGGCAATAATATTACTTTAATAAAATCATCCCCTAAATATTTGTTAGCAGCTAGCTTGGTACTTGGTACAGTTACTTGCTTCATCAAAGCCTCTTCGTTGAGTACATCTTTTGCATTTTCGCCGTACTGATATTGACCTTGCAAATAGCCCAACCAGAAGCCATTTTCACGTAGTTGTACTTCCAATTGTCGCTTTGCCTCGGCCTTGAATTTATCAATATCGGTTTGTTCTGCTCCTTGTTCTTTTACCTTTTTGATTTCTGCCAATGTACGAGTTATCAATTTATCTACATTTTCGGGAGCACACGCAAAACCTATGCGGAATGAATAGCGTGCCGATGGTATTTTAGTGGCCGAACCGCTCACTTGTACACCATAAACCCCAGCTTCGTCTTCTCTTAGTTTTTCAATCAATTTGATTTCCAATACTTCAGCCAAAGCTTCTACCTGCTTATCGTTGGAGGCATTAAATACAAAATCGCCCGACCAAACTAGCGTTACTCTTGCTTTTGGTTCAGTTCCTTTGTAAACTGTTTTTTCAACCTTGCCCTTTGGCGGATTGATGCCTAAGTCTTTGTAAGTTTCTTTGCGTTTGATAGACGGCAAGCCTCCTAAATATTTCTCTAGCAAAGGTTGTGTTTCTTTCAAATTGATATTTCCTACCAAAAAGAAGGTAAAATCAGAGGCATCGGCAAAACGTTCTTTGTAGATAGCAAATGCCTTATTGGCATCAATCTTTTCGATACGCTCGGCTGTAATAGGCATATTTCTTGGATTGTAACTGGCCAATACAGCTGTTAATGAGTCGCTGTACACTTTTTCAGGGGTTAACGTTTTTTGTTGACTCACCAAGGCTTCTCGCTGATTACCCAAGAAACCTTTTACAACTTCGGCATCCAAGCGGGGCTGAGTAAAGTAGCTATACACCAATTGCAAAGCCGTTTCAAAATCTTTTGGTGACGACGACCCATTAATACCTTCGCTTGTGCTACCAATATAAGGCGATATTCTGACCGACTTACCCGTCAATAATTTGCGTAAGTTGATAGTATTGAATTCGCCAATACCACCAATAGCCACTACTGTAGAGGCAAACTTAGCATTGTCGGCATCTTTATCGGCATATAAGTTAGACCCCCCAAAGCTATAGCCACTAATCAAGATTTCATCATTTTTGAAATCAGTGGGTTTAATTACAGCTTTTACGCCATTGCCAAAAGTTAACTCGGTAACGCCAATTTCAGGAATTTGTTTGGTACTAACTACCTTTGAACCTACTGGCAATTTGGCTATCAATGGTTTATTGACAGCTTGGTCAATATATGCCGTTACGTTTTGGCCAGAGGCATTGAGCCATTCCTTAATTTTATCGGCTGTAGGTAGCTTGTCTTTATCTTTTTCGGGAGCCATCAATACAACAGCTCGGTTGTCGTTGGTAATAAGAATATTAGCCAAAGCATTTACCTCTTCAAGTTTGATACCTTCTATATTCTTTTTGGCAAAATCATAGCCAAATTCTATCGAGGTAAGCGGTTCGTTTTCTAAAAATGCACCTACCAAACCTTCTACCAGTTGTTCTGAGTCGGTTTTATCTTTTTCTTTGTAGGCATTTTCTTGACCAACCATATAGTTTTTCTTGGCACGCTCAAATTCGGACACATTGAATCCAAACTTTTTTGCACGGGCAGTTTCTTCTAAAATAGCTTTTAAGCCTCCTTCTATATCATTGCCTTTGGCCACAACAAAAGAGGTAAAAGCATCTAAATTACTCAAAAACCCACCATAGCCAGCATATCCGTACAAAAATGGAGGGTCGGCTTTCTGGGTTAATTCTTGAATACGAGACGATAACATGATATTGAACAAAGTACGTAATAGGCCATCACGACGGTCTTGATAAGTAACATCCTTGCGTTTGGGCTGTTTGTTCAAAATCTGAATAATAGTATTGGGCTGCTCTGGATCGGTGACAATGGCTACATCTGTGCCACCAGTAAGTGGAATTTCGTATTTGACTCTTGGTTTTTCGTTGCTTGGATTAGGGATAGCACTAAATTTTTCCTTAATCATTTTCTCTACCATATCTACATCAATATCGCCAACAACCACAACAGCCTGCAAGTCGGGGCGATACCAATCTTTGTAAAACTGTTTCAAGACATCATATTTGAAGTTTTTCAGAATATCGTCTTTACCAATAGGCAAACGCTTGGCATATTGGGTATTATTCAGAATCAAAGGAAAATACTTGTCTCTCATACGAGCCTGAGCACCTTTTCCCAAACGAGATTCTTCCAAAACAACACCTCTTTCTTTGTCTATTTCAGTAGGGTCGAGGGTAGCATTATGTGCCCAATCTTCCAAAATCTGCATACCTTTCTTAAATACCTCGATAGAATCGGTAGGTACAGGCAACATATATACTGTTTCGTCAAAAGATGTGTAAGCATTGAGGTC
The DNA window shown above is from Flectobacillus major DSM 103 and carries:
- a CDS encoding endonuclease/exonuclease/phosphatase family protein; the protein is MIKKIASSLLWLSSLPLCMYTLVVYLLGYTIVWEHWIAGFAMMSIPVAQLGCLVVGLVWLYVKPSRALLPLVVLLMGWPFIMRTFHWSSNNETLSNEDLQILSYNVYSFETPDASTKDKAIQYVADFDADIKCFQEFSKVYLQSGKPAVKCVEENLRYHAINADESRHYSGLAIFSKYPIIRKKGKVFAGSNSNGYIYADIVRHDDTIRVINLQLQSMGIRLGKVVKVIKDYDKAKQESKGVLASLKKGFIDHSQEIKYIEKLIDESPYPTIVCGDFNEVPYGLAYGHVRDRLKNAFEEAGNGFGFTLNRSPRWVRIDNQFYSEGIQIKNFKTHNTIKYSDHYPISAVYQVK
- a CDS encoding M16 family metallopeptidase; this encodes MKKVVHLMATIALSISLSFTGFAQSDWGKTLPMDPSVRVGVLPNGLKYYIQKNAEPKNRAQLRLAVKAGSILETDEQQGLAHFMEHMNFNGTTHFPKNELVNFLQKSGVRFGADLNAYTSFDETVYMLPVPTDSIEVFKKGMQILEDWAHNATLDPTEIDKERGVVLEESRLGKGAQARMRDKYFPLILNNTQYAKRLPIGKDDILKNFKYDVLKQFYKDWYRPDLQAVVVVGDIDVDMVEKMIKEKFSAIPNPSNEKPRVKYEIPLTGGTDVAIVTDPEQPNTIIQILNKQPKRKDVTYQDRRDGLLRTLFNIMLSSRIQELTQKADPPFLYGYAGYGGFLSNLDAFTSFVVAKGNDIEGGLKAILEETARAKKFGFNVSEFERAKKNYMVGQENAYKEKDKTDSEQLVEGLVGAFLENEPLTSIEFGYDFAKKNIEGIKLEEVNALANILITNDNRAVVLMAPEKDKDKLPTADKIKEWLNASGQNVTAYIDQAVNKPLIAKLPVGSKVVSTKQIPEIGVTELTFGNGVKAVIKPTDFKNDEILISGYSFGGSNLYADKDADNAKFASTVVAIGGIGEFNTINLRKLLTGKSVRISPYIGSTSEGINGSSSPKDFETALQLVYSYFTQPRLDAEVVKGFLGNQREALVSQQKTLTPEKVYSDSLTAVLASYNPRNMPITAERIEKIDANKAFAIYKERFADASDFTFFLVGNINLKETQPLLEKYLGGLPSIKRKETYKDLGINPPKGKVEKTVYKGTEPKARVTLVWSGDFVFNASNDKQVEALAEVLEIKLIEKLREDEAGVYGVQVSGSATKIPSARYSFRIGFACAPENVDKLITRTLAEIKKVKEQGAEQTDIDKFKAEAKRQLEVQLRENGFWLGYLQGQYQYGENAKDVLNEEALMKQVTVPSTKLAANKYLGDDFIKVILLPENK